One region of Camelus bactrianus isolate YW-2024 breed Bactrian camel chromosome 20, ASM4877302v1, whole genome shotgun sequence genomic DNA includes:
- the BTN1A1 gene encoding butyrophilin subfamily 1 member A1, with translation MAGFPNSCLLGSLLIFILLQLPQLDSAPFEVIGPPEPIVVVVGEDAELPCHLSPNASAERMELRWFRKKLSPAVFVRREAREQAGEQMAEYRGRATLVDHDITAGRVAVRIHEVKASDDGEYRCFFRQDENYEEAVVLLKVAALGSDPHISMEVQESGEIRLECTSVGWYPDPQVQWRTPKGEVFPSMSESRKPDEESLFTVAASVIIRDPSMKNVSCCIRNLLLNQEKEVEISIPAPSFPRLTSWMVAAAVILMVLGLFTIGSIFFTWRLYKERSRQRKDEFSSKEKLLEELKWKKATLHAVDVTLDPDTAHPHLFLYDDSKSVRLEDSRQKLPETPDRFDSWPCVLGREVFTSGRHYWEVEVGDRTDWAIGVCRENVMKKGFDPMTPENGFWAVELYGNGYWALTPLRTPLPLAGPPRQVGIFLDYESGDISFYNMTDGSHIYTFSNASFSGPLRPFFCLWSCGKKPLTICPITVELEGVTVVADAKDLSKEIPLSPMAGDSASGETGTLRSKLIPPQPSQGVS, from the exons ATGGCAGGCTTCCCAAACTCCTGTCTCCTCGGGTCTCTGCTCATCTTCATTCTCCTCCAGCTGCCCCAGCTGGATTCCG CCCCCTTTGAGGTGATTGGACCCCCGGAGCCCatcgtggtggtggtgggggaagatGCCGAGCTGCCCTGTCACCTCTCCCCCAACGCGAGCGCCGAGCGCATGGAGCTGCGGTGGTTCCGGAAGAAGCTCTCGCCCGCGGTGTTCGTGCGGCGCGAAGCGCGCGAGCAGGCGGGGGAGCAGATGGCCGAGTACCGGGGGAGAGCGACGCTGGTGGACCACGACATCACCGCGGGGCGCGTCGCTGTGAGGATACATGAGGTCAAGGCCTCTGACGACGGGGAGTACCGATGCTTTTTCAGGCAGGACGAAAACTACGAAGAGGCCGTCGTGCTTCTGAAGGTGGCGG CCTTGGGCTCTGATCCTCACATCAGTATGGAAGTTCAAGAGAGTGGAGAGATCAGGCTGGAGTGTACCTCAGTGGGCTGGTACCCAGATCCCCAGGTGCAGTGGAGAACTCCCAAGGGAGAGGTGTTTCCATCCATGTCAGAGTCCAGGAAACCTGACGAAGAAAGCCTGTTCACAGTGGCAGCTTCGGTGATCATCAGGGACCCCTCCATGAAGAATGTGTCCTGCTGTATCCGGAACCTCCTTCTCAACCAGGAGAAGGAAGTAGAGATTTCCATACCAG CTCCCTCCTTCCCAAGGCTCACTTCCTGGATGGTTGCTGCGGCTGTCATTTTGATGGTCCTAGGACTTTTTACAATTGGGTCCATATTTTTCACTTGGAGGCTATACAAGGAAAGATCCAGACAGAGGAAGGATGAATTCAGCTCTAAAG agAAACTCCTGGAAGAGCTCA AATGGAAAAAGGCTACATTGCATGCAG tTGATGTGACTCTGGATCCAGATACCGCCCACCCTCACCTCTTTCTGTACGACGATTCAAAATCTGTCCGACTGGAGGATTCACGTCAGAAACTGCCTGAGACACCAGACAGATTTGACTCCTGGCCTTGCGTGTTGGGTCGTGAAGTCTTCACATCAGGGAGACATTactgggaggtggaggtgggagacAGGACTGACTGGGCGATCGGGGTGTGTAGGGAGAACGTGATGAAGAAAGGGTTTGACCCCATGACCCCCGAGAATGGGTTCTGGGCTGTGGAGTTGTATGGAAATGGATACTGGGCTCTCACCCCACTCCGGACCCCTCTCCCGCTGGCGGGACCCCCTCGCCAGGTTGGGATCTTCCTAGACTATGAGTCAGGGGACATCTCCTTCTACAACATGACTGACGGATCCCACATCTATACTTTCTCCAATGCCTCTTTCTCTGGCCCCCTCCGGCCCTTCTTCTGCTTGTGGTCCTGTGGTAAAAAGCCCCTGACCATCTGCCCAATCACTGTTGAGCTTGAAGGAGTCACAGTAGTTGCTGATGCCAAGGACCTTTCTAAGGAGATTCCACTGTCCCCAATGGCGGGGGACTCTGCCTCTGGGGAGACTGGCACCCTCCGTTCTAAACTAatccctccccagcccagtcAAGGGGTATCCTAA